The following is a genomic window from Dermacentor variabilis isolate Ectoservices chromosome 11, ASM5094787v1, whole genome shotgun sequence.
GCGCATGCGCAGGCGTTCATGCGGCAGAGCCTCAGACATGGCCGCGGCCGCACGTCGCAGTAGGCGGGGCACAGCGAGGCGCACACCTCGAACTTGCGGTTGGGGCCGCAGTCCGGCTGGCACTTGGACACCGGCACGCAAGGACCGCCCACCGATGACCTGCGCAGGGGCGAGAAAATATCTTGGAGCGGTTACGACGCAACCTTGTCTGCTTTGAGCTGAATCTCGGAGAGAGGTGGTGCCGGAAGTTATTTCCACCCATCGATTCAACCATCCGCCCATTCGTGCATCCGTCCGTCCGACCGCCCACCGGCAGCATCATACAGGTGCGTGCACTAGGCAAGtgctgaaagagagagagagagagagagagaaaatagccCACAACTAATTTCTCCCTTTCTATTACTCTGGTGAGTCCGCAGAAGGTCATACAACGCTCGTGCTGTCGGAGTTCCATGGGTACGTGGGGTAACCGTAAATCCAAGTAATTCTGTGGGCCATTTCCGAGAAGGCAACGCGTGACGACATCCCTATATGGCGCCACTAGCGACGTTTTCCGCATCACTGCATCACTCTCGCATTATTTGCGCTCGTTAAAAAAAATCCTCCTAGCGCATAGCGAAAGAAGAACCCTTGAAACAACAAGCATCTTTTACGCTACGAGAACTCTCACCCCAACGCGTGAAGGAAAGAGCCGACTGCCAATAAGGATGACATCACGTTTGCGTGGTGCTCGTACGGTGATGCGTCCACCGCACCGAGGTATAACATGCCCTCGAGCAACTTCCCTTCAATTGGCCGTACAAATGCGCAACGAACTTAGTGGCCGGAAAAGTATAATTGGCTGTGGGTAGGGCAAGTCAACCATAAGAAATTGCCGGCTCAAGTGGACGCGTGATACATCACGCGGACCAGGAAGCTGGCAAGAGACCAGCGCTGATATCAGCGACGCATAATTGCGCGTCAATGGGGTTGGAGCGACCGCGACTCAAAGTAACGACGGTACTAGGCACTTTCACCGGTCAACTTCTGCAGAGTACGGTCTTTTCCACGAGGGTAGCTTATGTCGTTCTTGGTAGGTCATGATCTAATCTGTACTCGTCGATAATGAAACGTACTAGCTAGCGCTGTGTGTTGTGTCCTTCCGTGTCCATGTAGggcctgcgctacaacaaagtGGAAGgtgctttccattttttttttcgaacacgaGCACTTTCAATGAAACCGAAGTGTTAGAGTTTCCACGAGCGTTATCCTATATTCCGCCGATACCAACACCACTGCGATAGAGCACACACTGTTTAATAAGTTGCAAGAGTTCGTCAACTGCAAAGTCCCATAATCCTGTCAATTTGGACGGCGTTCCTCGAGCACTTGGAAAGCAGTGGTGCAGCGTACTTTATTTTAACACTGAAGGCGCCAAAAAAGTAGCCCCACCGTAATCATCATTATGCAACCAACATGATTGGGGCTGCTCCGAACAACATTCAAACAAGAAGATGAAAGAAaaggcaaaatacaaaaattaaATAGGAAAGGTGACTTCTGAAAAACAACGTACTAAATTATCAAGATAATTAAAGAAGAGCGCGACAGAGAGCGTACCATATAAAAAATTCAAAGAAGCCATCGACtgtgattgtcaatgtaagccaACAGCTAGAACGAACAAATGAACGAACTAACGAGCCCAGAAACCCAAGACCGAATTAACGAGCgagtgaacgaatgaatgaatgaacgagcGAGCAAGATAGAGTGGGCGAAAGAGAGCGAATGAACGAACGTTTTTCCTACCGAGTCTGACCACTGACCACCGACCTGCCTACCACCGACCAACCACAAAAACGGCCGCTAGAGCCAAAGAAAGTTGTTCGATTTAACATGACGTGCGCTGTGCTGGTCGCATGTGGCGCTGTTTGACCTCTACTAACAGAATCCGATTCCCGCCAAACTCCCGCTCCTACTACTGCAAAGTAACTTACCACGATCTCCACACTCCAGGAAGAATTCCTGCTGACTTATTTACCTGCTGTGCATATTATGTTTAGCAATGCTGTCGCTGTCTTGGCTCAGTAATAATGCTTGCAAAAATTGCAAGCACAAAACTCAAACACATGATCCTTGACGATGCCTTTTGGCGGAGCTATTGATCGTGGGCGGGTGCGGAAGACGATGGAGAGTGGTCGCTTTCTATGTGGCAGTGAACGCGCTCGGAGGCCTTGTGTGCCAGTTGAAAACGTTCGCGTTCTTATGGGTCCGGTGTCATGCGTCAGCCTTCCTACGGTAGATCCGCTAGATAGATGGATTGCTTACTTTCAAAGTTAGGCTATTATTTGCGGATTCGTGCAAACTGAGGTCCATCTCCAAGTAGTTACTTTGCTATTCACAGCATCACTGCGACAGAGACAGGTTGTTATCCAGAGCTAGTGCAAGTGtaagagagagaaagctcttcAATTAAATGCAGACAATTCTACCGGCGTATGCCGCTCTGCATGGGGTCGGGGATCGGCGAGAGAAAGGCCCTAGGAGGGCGAAGGCGGGAAAAGAACGGCAAGAAAATATATGATCATGGTGTGTATGGCAGATAGAAAGGTAATCGCCCCCCTCAGAGCCCctcgaggaggggggggggggttggggggggtTCCGAAGGACCGAGCTGCTTGACGAAAGAGTGACGTAACGGTAACGTTGTGCTCCTCTCTCCCTCGTGTGAATACCACTTTAGGGGATGCCGCAGTGGAGGCGTCCGTATTAAATTCGGCCACCTGATGTTCCAGCCCGTTTATGCATTGCAAACAGACCAACGCGTCGCGTAGATCGCGCGCTCCCGATCCTGTCGGCACAATAGAAATGCAAGGCACGGAGCGAGAACAACTGGAATTTCAAACAAAAACCAGTGCGCCCTTTCTCTCGAGGGAGTCCCGCTTACAGCCAGAGTGAAGGTCGCACGCACAAATGCCTCTACGCAAGACACATTGCCTGCAACGTCACCAAGTAGGGCACGTGACTCTGGTAAATCATCCAATGCGGAACGTGCAATGTGGTCACTGTAAGTGCGCCATATAGCaaacaaggaaaagaagaaaaaaattaaaggctCAACCAACTGTCGACGCTTATGAAGCCAAAGTTGAAGTACATAATGATTCAAATGATTCTACCATTAAATTTCAATTCAATTCGatttatttccagaattacaagtgttctggtggataccaaaggctaaaagctgttgcaaaacagcttgactaggccgatgGTCCATTACAAGGCATACATGGCGGTTGCGTCAAAATCGTAACATTGTTAGACACTCAGAATAAATTAAttacataaatgcacaataacaagACCGAAAATAGTATAAAGACTAAGAGAAAAACCATATTTGATACATCAGAAAAATGGAAGTATGCGTGTAAAGGTTACTAACAAAACTAATACTATTCGCTCTGATATACAGACTAGATAATACAgactaaaaaatgaaaaaaacattcGATGCACCAGAAGATAGAAATACGTGTGTATGGGTTACAAAATCAGTAACACGTACAGTTGTCTCTGAAAGAACAATAAACAATCACTGATCCCATGTTTACAAAATGCACTCGCAGTTCCTTCGATGAAGAGGTATATGTacctttatatttatttaaaatatgtggTAGATTATGTTTTAATGACTCtaggctatatttattacgaAACCACAGAACATACCATgtatcactatttcttgtattggaagaattgaattttggtgccaaagATGCAGTAGACACTAGGAAATTTTTGGAGGCAGTatttgagaaataaaatgaatttacAAGGCGAAACGTGTCGAAATATTCTATATTTATAATTTTATGCTTTAAGAACGCTGGCCGTGTTGTCTCCAGATAACCCATGTTATCAATGTGCCGAATCATTTTCTTTTGCAAAGAAAGGATTTTCATAGTATTTGTCTTTGCTGTAGTCGCCCACACTAAGCTACAGTAATTTAAATGGGAAAAAAACAAGGCCTAATAAATGTCTAATAAATGTTCAGTTTTGCTTTGTTTGGAAGATGACGCCGACATCGAGACAGAACGCCTGTAATAGCagacatttttgtgcagatattttCAATATGTTTATCCCAAGTAAGGTGCGAAGAAAAAGTGACGCCTAATATTTTATGTTCATCCACAATTTGCAGTTCTTTACCCGCACACACTAAGGTTTGATTACTAGtaataactttatttttttgcgcgaaataacattactttagttttcgtagggtttatttTTAGGCAATTAGCGATTGACCATTCATATAGCTTATTGAGTAAATAATAAcatttttccattaattcttgtgAATTCGGACCAGAAATGAGAAGATTAGTGTCATCGGAATACACGATAATTTTTGCAGTTGTATCAATATTAGTAATGTCGTTAACGTAGAGGTTAAAAAGCGTAGGACCTAGTACgctcccttgtggcacaccatttagTAAAGGAACAAAACTTGACTTCTCGCGTTTTATACATACTGATTGTTTTCGATTAGTAAGGTAAGACTCAAATAAGGCCAAAGGAGTACCTCTAATGCCCATTCTGTGATAATTTCCATAGCAAAGTTTTATGATTTATGCAATCGAATGCCTTACTGAAATCAATGAATAGTGCCAATGTGAAGAGATTTCTGAAGAGAAATGCTGATTGTACCTCTGCATTCTGTctctttctgcttctttttcgtgtTCATTATTAACTCATTCCGCATCCTATTCGTATCGTATTTCAAGCGCAGTTACGTCGAATTTACCTACTCTGGGGTCGACACTTGGCTTGacccccctttttttctgtctttttaaaAGACAGGCCAGGTGGGCCAATCCCCCAGATACTGCAAGCTATGGTGCAAAGTGACACTTTTCGACTATATTGGTTCAAATTACGTCCGCAACATTACTTTCACCTTTTCTGCGACAAATTTTGTGCGCACTTGCGAAACCACCTTCCAGACACCAATGCTTCGCGCGAACCCTGCTTAGTCCAGGCGAGCTCGCTCCATTTCTTAAAAGCATGCCGTACTATGGCTTTCCCTCAACAAGTCTatatctacggcggtgcaccGTTTACAGGGAAATAGTCCAATGTGGTTAATTTTTTACCACGTTGGCACTAATTACGCCCGTACCATTGATTTTCCTATTCTGCGACTAATTATCGCTTCTTGACTCGTTTAGAGCTATGTTTTGATGCTGTTTATGACTCCCTTCGACGCTTTGTCGGAGCGAAAAGGCCGTTTTTTTTCTAGCAGTTGTTACAAGATACCCAGAGCCTATATATGCCAAACTAATGGGAAGTCGGCCAAGAATACATTGTCTTTAAAAAAGGAGGTGGGAGTCATCACGCTAAGTGTGACGCGTCCTTCGGATTTGGTATGGGTGATGGCAGGGAAGGAAAGACGCTTGCGGACGCTAGTCAAAGCGAAGAAGAAGAGAGTTTCTGTTGGGAACCTGTTAGCGACGACGCTCGCCTCCTGGCAGAATGGTAACACCACATTTGAATTCTATATCCTCTAATAACGAAAAAATTTGAAAAAGTTATTTCGTTAGAATGCTTCATAGACGACACTTTACAAGCTTCAGCATAAAGCAAGTTTGCTATGGGGTCTGTTCAGGGGCCTCTCAAGGTGTACCCAGAGGTTGGAACACGAAGGCGTTGGCATCCTGCCCCGGCGAAATGTGGTCGTCGTGCCCAACaatcgagcccacgacctcgCGCTAAGCAGCAACAcaacagccgctaagccaccgcgccgACTCTAAGCATGCCTTGCGCTCTTCTTTGAAAGCACGAACCAACTAAATTTAGAATACGGCCAGGGTCCTAGTAAGATTTCTTTGGTAAGCGGCCAATTGCCAATTTTTCACAAATAGCCGCCAAACACCCGACGTGCTCCCGCGTGttggcaggaagaaaaaaaaaggacatgctGAGCTCTTGCGGGTATATCACAACTATCACAGTTCGGAGATGAGGCAGGTTGATAAAGATGCATATGCCGTTTTCTATATGCCATGCGGCCAGCTTAATCGCGTAGTATCAGAGATAGTATAAACACCCAAATACGTTGCAAGGTTTCCAGTGGCATTCGAAAATACGTGTAAATAAAGCCTGCGAAAGCGGTAATGAGCACCACGAATTTGTGACCGGGGACTTGTCGCATGTCACACAGTCAAACAAAATAAATGCTTGTGCTCCCTGTCTTACTGTGTAAGTCGCAATTAACAATGACAATCGAAAAAATTTCAAGCCACTTCCCCCAGTGCCACAGAAAAATGTACTCATACGGTAACACCGACCACTAGATGTTGGCGTTTGAAAGATTGTGCACTCCTTGAAGAATACATTCGTATTCTTTACCATTTCACGCTTTTATGCCTTATGTATTTGACAGGCGCATTAGAATAACAAACAATTCAGAGTGAAACAGCTGTGCGTCCCCATCTTTTCTCACTTGGCATCTTCCGTGAAAATCAAAGCAGCTAACCAACACTGCTTGCACGGCGTAGCATTTCCATTTCCCGCACTGTTGTTCCGCTAAATCGCCACACCCTATGTGACCCAATTGCACGCGGACACACGCATACACTCACCTGATTCAAGGCCTAACAGCGCGACTTCTGAAACAAGCAAGTAAGGAAcccagacaaggacaagcgctgacttgttCTTGTCTGTGTTcttcgttgttgtttttcttttcgaccTCGTTCAAGAAATAGCGCTGTTACACGTTCCGTCATGCAGAACCAATTAGCCCAGCCTTTCACGCTACCAAACTCACCTGATGTATCCGTGCCTGCAGATGCAGCCTGGCTTGCAGTGTCCACGGCAGCCGGCCTCGGGCATGGGTCGACCGCACACGAGCTCGCAGTCAGCGCCGCAGTCGGAGTACGCCTCGCTCGCGCCACGGCAGCTCCGGCTCGGGCCACCACCACCGCCTGCTATGCGCATGCGCGTCGGCATTACTAGGCGTGCTTGTCATCAACGTTGCTCACCGTACTCGTCAACTTGCCGAGAATATTGCGAGGAGGCGATGCAATATGTTGATGATTACGTACTTTATCCATAAAGCTTGAGCCTTTTTACGGAAGTTGGCTTATGACGCGGAATCATCGCGGTTACCATGGACAGCACATGGAGTCGTGTAAACTTCATTCGTATGGCTTTTAATGTCCTTGTGATATTTCGTCTATTGAACCTTGTCAGCCGCCGCTAGTTGCTTCTCGAAAAGAGTGTGTGCGCGCTGTTGCGGCTCGAGATGGCGTTTCGGCAAGGAATCCACTGAGCCCTTGAACGaatacgtccggtagtaggaatgatgGAAAAATGGATTTTAGATTAGTTACACGGCTctagttacggaagcccactacATGCAGGAGCATGTTTAAGATCCGAGTTTGCATCAGGGCATGTTGGCCTCAGTTCGCGAAaggtttttgtttttaatttcgtCGGCTTTCCTAGGTCTCccctagggaatctgatgactgatGACAaggaacacgcacgcacgcacgcacgcacgcacacacacacaaacgcacacgtacgcacacgcacgcacgcacacactggTCCGGGTGCCCGAGC
Proteins encoded in this region:
- the LOC142563730 gene encoding uncharacterized protein LOC142563730, with the protein product MALASPLSASPAGGKRPHVSVLRAGDANGLKIIRKGGGGGPSRSCRGASEAYSDCGADCELVCGRPMPEAGCRGHCKPGCICRHGYIRSSVGGPCVPVSKCQPDCGPNRKFEVCASLCPAYCDVRPRPCLRLCRMNACACADGYLLARNGTTCIHRDRCKRF